One Gadus chalcogrammus isolate NIFS_2021 chromosome 4, NIFS_Gcha_1.0, whole genome shotgun sequence DNA segment encodes these proteins:
- the LOC130381305 gene encoding zinc finger MYM-type protein 1-like, whose product MDARTNGVRQPQELEKTVVSLLQKNGLEVKNMYSQGYDGAANTSGMYNGLQARIRTLNEKALYVHCKAHCLNLVLVEASKSNKHFVTFFNLVEKLYAFCSGSSKRHAALVRLQQSLHPKGRIVELKRLSDTRWACREQALKALQKNLEAIMMLLNEICERIPPDLALGDAKMYSNAINFAFILCMEITTPAFEVTALASNALQEEGLDHSTAYKLIDGVIHTIQALRSEEKFAEIFQGASEKAEALNIPLPTVVPGQERKRKVPVRFNQSTTASQVSDEIDSLESYYRKNVYYTLESPVEHLDCRAQQEIP is encoded by the coding sequence gagctgGAGAAAACTGTAGTCTCCCTTCTACAGAAGAATGGTCTGGAGGTGAAAAATATGTATAGCCAGGGCTATGATGGAGCAGCCAACACGAGTGGCATGTACAATGGCCTTCAAGCCAGAATACGCACACTGAATGAGAAGGCCCTCTATGTGCACTGCAAAGCACACTGCCTGAACTTGGTCCTGGTGGAAGCCTCAAAGTCAAACAAGCACTTTGTGACCTTCTTCAACCTGGTTGAGAAGCTGTATGCCTTTTGCAGTGGCTCCTCAAAGCGCCATGCTGCTTTAGTCAGATTGCAGCAGTCCCTGCATCCAAAGGGACGTATTGTGGAGCTCAAGAGGCTTTCAGATACCCGTTGGGCTTGCAGGGAACAAGCACTGAAGGCCCTTCAGAAAAATCTGGAGGCTATTATGATGCTCCTCAATGAGATCTGTGAAAGAATTCCACCTGACCTGGCCCTAGGGGATGCAAAAATGTACAGTAATGCGATTAACTTCGCATTCATCCTCTGCATGGAAATCACCACCCCAGCATTTGAAGTCACTGCTCTTGCATCAAACGCTCTGCAAGAAGAAGGACTGGACCACTCCACAGCCTACAAGCTAATTGATGGTGTTATTCACACAATACAAGCATTGAGGTCTGAGGAGAAGTTTGCCGAGATATTTCAAGGTGCGTCAGAGAAGGCAGAGGCTCTCAACATTCCTTTACCTACCGTTGTGCCTGGCCAGGAGAGGAAACGGAAAGTGCCAGTGCGTTTCAACCAAAGCACAACTGCATCACAAGTGAGTGATGAGATTGACTCTTTGGAGTCATACTACAGGAAGAATGTGTACTACACATTGGAATCTCCTGTTGAGCACCTTGACTGCAGAGCTCAACAGGAGATTCCATAG